Proteins found in one Nostoc sp. NIES-3756 genomic segment:
- a CDS encoding histidine kinase: MLKHDSMQVSQDQPIYSEASLQLLLFVDGRPQSKQQVQRIRAYLKELQAEYNFELQIIDVGQQPYLAEHFKLVATPALIKIHPEPRQTLAGSNIITQLKNWWPRWQAAADAYVKLQEELQQERIDDNGLVVQPETTINSIAVSAELLRLSDEIFNLKQEKEKLLEQLQFKDRVIAMLVHDLRNPLTAAAIAIETLQSNYNPEIGAFQRLKPALVVNLLRQARTQTKTIDKMIADLLQVSRGNDTEFNIIPQKMEIGLLCLEVLEELRDRYTTKAQKVETDIPQDLPCVYADPERIRQVLINLLDNAIKYTPECGTINIAGLHRTTQKIQFSIGDTGPGIPIENRERIFENHYRLERDEAKEGYGIGLSLCQRIIRAHYGQIWVDSNPHGGAWFHFTLPVYPV, encoded by the coding sequence GTGCTGAAACACGATTCCATGCAAGTTTCCCAGGATCAGCCTATTTATTCTGAGGCTTCACTCCAGCTGTTGTTGTTCGTTGATGGACGACCTCAGTCAAAACAGCAGGTGCAGCGTATCCGTGCTTACTTAAAAGAATTACAGGCTGAGTATAACTTTGAACTTCAAATTATTGATGTCGGGCAACAACCATACTTAGCAGAACATTTTAAGTTAGTCGCTACACCAGCTTTAATTAAGATTCATCCCGAACCCAGGCAGACTTTAGCTGGCAGTAACATTATTACCCAATTGAAAAACTGGTGGCCGCGATGGCAAGCTGCCGCAGATGCTTATGTAAAATTGCAGGAAGAGTTACAACAAGAGCGTATAGATGACAATGGTCTTGTCGTGCAACCAGAAACAACCATTAATTCTATTGCTGTTTCTGCTGAACTGTTGCGTCTTTCAGACGAGATTTTTAATCTCAAACAGGAAAAAGAAAAATTACTAGAGCAGTTACAGTTTAAAGACAGAGTGATTGCTATGTTAGTTCATGACCTGCGTAACCCACTAACAGCAGCAGCGATCGCCATTGAAACCCTACAATCTAACTACAACCCAGAAATCGGTGCATTTCAACGCCTAAAACCAGCCTTAGTAGTCAACCTCCTAAGACAAGCCCGCACCCAAACGAAAACAATAGATAAAATGATTGCGGATCTTTTGCAGGTCAGTAGGGGTAATGATACAGAGTTTAATATTATACCACAAAAAATGGAAATAGGCTTACTCTGTTTAGAAGTATTAGAAGAATTGCGCGATCGCTACACAACCAAAGCGCAAAAAGTCGAAACAGACATTCCTCAAGACTTACCTTGTGTTTACGCTGACCCCGAACGCATTCGGCAAGTACTGATAAATCTTCTAGATAATGCCATCAAATACACCCCAGAATGTGGCACTATCAACATCGCTGGGTTACATCGTACTACGCAAAAAATACAATTTAGTATTGGTGACACAGGCCCCGGTATCCCCATAGAAAATCGAGAGCGGATATTTGAAAATCACTATCGTCTAGAGCGGGATGAAGCCAAGGAAGGTTACGGTATCGGCTTGTCCCTATGCCAAAGAATCATCCGCGCCCACTACGGACAAATATGGGTAGACTCCAATCCCCACGGTGGAGCATGGTTTCACTTTACACTTCCCGTGTATCCTGTGTAG
- a CDS encoding LPS biosynthesis glycosyltransferase, which produces MHTDKFTPQQNNYLIRYIDKVLIIAHKEATDQLETTLKEEGFNYEVLRQESKPEFKDFSRSYLCLLNHRHAWEKAAQADKPTLIIEADFVPVVGFGKLPLPFNPQQTDVGISWLYTCAPQVYHVSPEGYAQGYSTSAVAYIVNPQSATYLLELADEVTEKIGATKYSTWDSDIDKFLLQRKLKNYIPWRNYGEHGGLPNPEHQQNNLSKVHRADVLYGKLAFTPLYAVSEQGGTGKFLSVRLQARLKGIARLAVGRFLRPPVVKGSTTPVRLIRFALLRQLSLRL; this is translated from the coding sequence ATGCACACAGATAAGTTTACACCTCAGCAAAATAATTACTTGATTAGGTATATAGACAAAGTATTAATAATCGCACATAAAGAAGCAACCGATCAGTTAGAAACAACCTTAAAAGAAGAAGGATTTAATTATGAAGTTCTTCGCCAAGAAAGTAAACCAGAATTTAAAGACTTCTCTCGTAGCTATTTATGTTTATTAAATCATCGACACGCCTGGGAAAAGGCAGCCCAAGCAGATAAACCAACCTTGATTATTGAAGCAGATTTTGTGCCAGTAGTAGGTTTTGGTAAATTACCCTTACCTTTTAATCCCCAGCAAACTGATGTTGGCATTAGCTGGCTTTATACCTGTGCGCCGCAAGTTTATCACGTTTCACCCGAAGGCTATGCTCAAGGTTATTCAACTTCCGCCGTCGCATATATTGTAAATCCACAAAGTGCTACCTATTTATTAGAACTAGCTGATGAAGTTACAGAAAAAATAGGAGCCACCAAATACTCAACCTGGGATTCTGATATTGATAAATTTCTCCTGCAACGCAAGCTAAAAAACTATATTCCTTGGCGCAACTATGGAGAACATGGAGGTTTACCTAATCCAGAACATCAACAAAATAATCTCAGTAAAGTTCATCGTGCTGATGTTCTCTACGGTAAACTTGCCTTTACCCCTTTGTACGCCGTTAGTGAACAAGGCGGAACAGGGAAGTTTCTCAGCGTCAGATTACAAGCACGTCTCAAAGGAATTGCCCGTTTAGCAGTAGGTCGCTTTTTACGTCCCCCAGTCGTCAAAGGTTCCACAACTCCTGTGAGGCTAATCAGATTTGCTTTGTTGCGGCAATTGTCATTAAGGCTATAG